One segment of Bacillus alkalisoli DNA contains the following:
- a CDS encoding MalY/PatB family protein yields MTFELQKVVNRKNTLSIKWDETNTFFGREDVLPMWVADMDFQAPPSVTEAIKKRMEHGVYGYTSVPRSTSSSVVNWVARNHNWSMKEEWLTYISGVVPTLSLAVQTFSEVGDKIITFSPVYYPFFDMIQLNNRKLVTSSLVLKDGRYEFDLEDFESKLDDSVKMLLLCNPHNPGGTVWTKEELTRLGEMCLKHNILVVSDEIHGDLALDGYVYTPFASIDPNFSNNCITCIAPTKTFNIAGLQAAVIVIENNEYRKQVELFQKKNGHFTLNTFGIIGMEAAYTEGDEWLKEVKKIIESNVKEATSFIEKEMGEKLKVCPLESTYLLWIDCRGLGIDDAELKSRLLHKGMLALEMGEKFGPEGKGFVRMNIACPRETLLDGLNRLKTACK; encoded by the coding sequence GTGACATTTGAGTTACAAAAGGTAGTGAATCGAAAAAATACGTTAAGTATCAAATGGGATGAAACTAACACTTTCTTTGGTAGAGAAGACGTATTACCGATGTGGGTTGCTGATATGGATTTCCAAGCACCACCAAGTGTGACTGAAGCAATAAAAAAACGTATGGAACATGGGGTTTACGGTTACACCTCTGTCCCGCGCTCTACTTCATCGTCTGTTGTAAATTGGGTAGCTAGAAACCATAACTGGAGTATGAAAGAAGAATGGCTCACTTACATTTCTGGTGTTGTTCCAACATTAAGTTTAGCTGTGCAAACTTTCAGTGAAGTCGGTGATAAAATAATTACTTTTTCTCCTGTTTACTATCCATTTTTTGATATGATTCAACTGAATAATCGAAAGTTAGTAACAAGCTCCTTAGTCTTAAAAGACGGTCGGTATGAATTTGATTTGGAAGATTTTGAATCAAAGTTAGATGATTCAGTGAAGATGTTATTGTTGTGTAATCCCCATAATCCAGGTGGAACGGTTTGGACAAAAGAGGAATTAACACGTCTTGGTGAAATGTGTTTAAAACATAATATTTTAGTTGTTTCTGACGAAATTCATGGTGATCTTGCATTAGATGGATATGTTTATACACCTTTTGCTTCTATCGATCCAAATTTTTCTAACAATTGTATCACTTGTATTGCTCCAACTAAGACGTTTAATATCGCTGGTTTACAAGCGGCTGTGATCGTAATAGAAAATAATGAGTATAGAAAACAGGTTGAACTTTTTCAAAAGAAAAATGGCCATTTTACATTAAACACTTTTGGTATCATTGGAATGGAAGCAGCATATACAGAAGGTGACGAGTGGCTTAAAGAGGTGAAGAAAATAATAGAATCTAATGTTAAGGAAGCCACATCGTTCATTGAAAAAGAAATGGGCGAGAAGTTGAAAGTGTGTCCTCTTGAAAGTACTTATTTATTATGGATTGACTGTAGAGGACTAGGTATAGATGATGCTGAACTGAAAAGCCGACTACTCCATAAAGGCATGCTTGCCTTAGAAATGGGCGAGAAGTTCGGTCCTGAAGGAAAAGGATTTGTCCGAATGAATATCGCTTGCCCACGAGAAACTTTATTAGATGGTCTTAACAGATTAAAAACTGCATGTAAATGA
- a CDS encoding DUF1871 family protein — translation MKPNVNLMLMDTLMCWDPLGYGEDAYETERVDVIQAVHELNDEKALSVKIQHIYEFSFEEMIPIEECKKKAIELLQIKNSDDACSI, via the coding sequence ATGAAGCCAAACGTGAATTTAATGTTAATGGATACATTAATGTGCTGGGACCCACTAGGATATGGTGAAGATGCTTATGAAACAGAAAGAGTAGATGTCATCCAAGCTGTACATGAGCTGAATGATGAAAAAGCCCTTTCTGTTAAAATTCAACATATATATGAGTTTTCCTTTGAAGAAATGATACCTATAGAAGAATGTAAAAAGAAAGCAATAGAACTTTTGCAAATCAAAAATAGTGATGATGCTTGTTCCATTTAA
- a CDS encoding alpha/beta fold hydrolase: protein MDKNHFTMNVLGVDVYYELHDSRYSYEKPTIVLIHGFLSSTFSFRRLLPLLKKQYTVLAVDLPPFGKSGKTSSFIYSYENMAKVVLNLIQQLNFQKVVLVGHSMGGQIALNMSKQKPDLVDKVVLLCSSGYLKKMSTPIIYSSRIPYFHLWLKYWLGRRGPVQNLLNVVHDHSLIDDEMIDGYLQPFMNDDIFRALTKMIRDREGDLAAEILKSIDTPSLLIWGEEDKVVPIEVGYRLSKDLPNSKLITYQNTGHLLPEENPEGVHENILEFIEAT, encoded by the coding sequence ATGGACAAAAATCATTTCACAATGAATGTGTTAGGTGTTGATGTATATTATGAATTACATGATAGTCGCTATAGCTATGAGAAGCCGACAATTGTGCTGATACACGGATTTTTATCCTCTACCTTCAGTTTCCGGCGTCTTTTACCATTGTTGAAGAAGCAATACACGGTCTTAGCAGTCGATCTCCCACCTTTTGGAAAGAGTGGTAAAACAAGTTCCTTTATTTATTCTTACGAAAACATGGCTAAAGTAGTTTTGAATTTAATACAGCAATTAAATTTTCAAAAGGTCGTGCTGGTTGGACATAGTATGGGTGGACAAATAGCGTTAAATATGAGCAAACAGAAACCAGATTTAGTAGATAAAGTTGTATTATTATGCAGCTCTGGTTATTTAAAGAAAATGTCCACGCCAATCATCTATTCTTCAAGAATTCCTTACTTCCACTTATGGTTAAAGTACTGGTTAGGAAGACGTGGACCCGTTCAAAATTTGCTTAATGTTGTGCATGATCACTCGTTAATTGATGATGAGATGATAGATGGCTATTTACAACCTTTTATGAATGACGATATTTTTCGTGCATTAACAAAAATGATAAGAGATCGTGAAGGAGATTTGGCTGCAGAAATTTTAAAGTCAATTGACACACCTAGTTTGCTTATTTGGGGAGAAGAGGATAAAGTTGTACCAATTGAGGTTGGCTATCGTTTATCAAAAGACTTACCAAATTCAAAGCTCATTACATATCAAAATACAGGGCATTTGTTACCTGAGGAGAACCCTGAAGGAGTTCATGAGAATATTTTAGAGTTTATTGAAGCGACTTAG
- a CDS encoding helix-turn-helix domain-containing protein → MRKVGDNIKTYRERAKLSVRELARKIRVGSATIEKYESGEQTPDLETILKLSTVLDVPASELLENTSQSACGNDIELQALIKEIGINRSKLILRKAKDLSEEEFLNIMQSIYEKKYKV, encoded by the coding sequence ATGAGGAAGGTTGGGGATAACATTAAAACGTACCGTGAGCGTGCCAAATTATCTGTAAGAGAACTTGCCAGAAAAATCCGCGTAGGCTCCGCTACTATTGAAAAGTATGAATCTGGGGAACAAACACCTGATCTAGAAACAATCCTAAAGCTTTCTACCGTTCTAGATGTACCTGCTTCTGAGCTTTTAGAGAATACAAGTCAATCTGCTTGTGGTAATGACATAGAACTTCAAGCACTTATTAAAGAGATTGGCATAAATCGTTCGAAGTTGATATTACGTAAAGCAAAAGATTTGTCTGAGGAAGAATTTTTAAACATCATGCAATCCATTTATGAGAAAAAGTATAAAGTTTAG
- the yugI gene encoding S1 domain-containing post-transcriptional regulator GSP13, with protein sequence MSDKYQVGNILDGKVTGIQAYGAFVALDEETQGLVHISEITHGYVKDVNEHLKIGDEVKVKVLSVDEANGKISLSIKATEEAPKQQAAAPKKPNKKRQATTTVKTDDSAAGFNTLKDKLEEWIEQSKREDLIKK encoded by the coding sequence ATGTCAGATAAATATCAAGTAGGTAACATTTTAGACGGTAAAGTAACGGGAATTCAAGCGTATGGTGCGTTTGTAGCATTAGACGAAGAAACTCAAGGTTTAGTTCATATTTCTGAAATTACACACGGATATGTTAAAGATGTTAATGAGCATTTAAAAATTGGAGATGAAGTGAAAGTTAAGGTTCTTTCTGTAGACGAAGCGAACGGAAAAATTAGTCTTTCAATCAAAGCTACAGAAGAAGCACCGAAGCAACAAGCTGCTGCTCCAAAAAAGCCTAACAAAAAACGTCAAGCAACTACAACTGTCAAAACTGACGATTCAGCTGCTGGCTTCAACACTTTAAAAGATAAACTTGAAGAGTGGATCGAGCAATCTAAGCGTGAAGATTTAATTAAAAAGTAA
- a CDS encoding DUF378 domain-containing protein, which translates to MSTIQRIALVLTIIGALNWGLIGFFGFDLVAAIFGGQNAWLSRIIYSLVGIAGLINLGLLFRPSEEYEREVEPRTTR; encoded by the coding sequence ATGAGTACAATTCAAAGAATTGCACTAGTGTTGACGATTATTGGTGCGTTAAACTGGGGATTAATTGGTTTCTTCGGTTTTGACTTAGTAGCAGCAATCTTCGGTGGACAAAATGCATGGTTATCTCGCATCATCTATAGCTTAGTTGGTATCGCGGGATTAATTAACCTTGGTTTACTTTTCAGACCATCTGAAGAGTACGAAAGAGAAGTTGAACCACGTACTACTCGTTAA
- a CDS encoding iron-containing alcohol dehydrogenase produces the protein MENFTFYNPTKLIFGKGQLETLPDELSNYGKNVLLVYGGGSIKKSGLYNQVIDQLHKAGAQVTELAGVEPNPRVSTARKGVKLCRENSIDFILAVGGGSVIDCTKAIAAGAKYDGDVWDIVLRNHIATEALPFGTVLTLAATGSEMNSGSVITNWETKEKYGWGSPVTFPQFSILDPTNTFTVPKDHTVYGIVDMMSHVFEQYFNTGTNTPLQDRMCESVLQTVMETAPKLLEDLTNYEHRETILYNGTIALNGMLQMGYRGDWASHGIEHAVSAIYDIPHAGGLAILFPNWMKHVIDTNVPKFKQLAIRVFGVDEKGRDDREVALEGIEKLREFWNSLGAPSRLAEYEIDDKHIDEMVEHALARGPIGNFKPLAKEDVKAILQASL, from the coding sequence ATGGAAAATTTCACATTTTATAATCCAACAAAACTGATCTTTGGAAAAGGTCAATTAGAAACTTTGCCAGATGAATTAAGTAACTATGGAAAAAACGTTTTACTTGTTTATGGTGGAGGGAGTATTAAAAAGAGTGGTCTTTATAACCAAGTCATTGATCAATTACATAAAGCTGGAGCACAAGTAACAGAACTTGCAGGCGTAGAGCCAAATCCAAGAGTATCAACTGCTAGAAAAGGAGTAAAGCTATGTCGAGAAAACAGTATAGACTTTATATTAGCAGTTGGAGGAGGGAGCGTTATTGACTGTACAAAAGCTATTGCAGCTGGTGCAAAATATGATGGAGACGTATGGGATATAGTATTACGAAACCATATTGCTACAGAAGCGTTACCTTTTGGTACGGTTTTAACTTTAGCAGCTACAGGTTCTGAGATGAACTCTGGTTCTGTTATTACAAACTGGGAGACAAAAGAGAAATATGGCTGGGGAAGTCCTGTGACGTTCCCTCAATTCTCAATTTTAGATCCAACGAACACATTCACTGTTCCAAAAGACCATACTGTTTACGGTATTGTTGATATGATGTCACACGTATTCGAACAGTATTTCAACACAGGAACAAATACACCACTACAAGACCGTATGTGTGAATCTGTTCTTCAAACAGTGATGGAAACAGCGCCTAAATTGTTAGAAGACTTAACCAACTATGAGCACAGAGAAACTATCCTTTATAATGGTACTATTGCACTTAACGGTATGTTACAAATGGGATATAGAGGAGACTGGGCGTCACATGGAATAGAACATGCGGTTTCTGCTATTTATGACATTCCTCATGCTGGTGGTTTAGCAATTCTTTTTCCGAATTGGATGAAGCATGTAATAGATACGAATGTACCAAAATTTAAGCAATTAGCTATAAGAGTATTCGGTGTAGACGAAAAAGGAAGAGACGATCGCGAAGTGGCATTAGAAGGTATCGAAAAGCTAAGAGAGTTTTGGAACAGCTTAGGAGCTCCTTCCCGATTAGCCGAGTATGAAATAGATGACAAACATATAGACGAAATGGTAGAGCATGCACTAGCTCGTGGCCCAATAGGTAACTTTAAACCTTTAGCAAAAGAGGACGTTAAAGCAATTTTACAGGCATCTCTATAA
- the mnhG gene encoding monovalent cation/H(+) antiporter subunit G yields the protein MTEAASYIIGGIVILGSLLSLVTTIGLLRLPDVYCRSHAASKSATLGVLFVLIATLLYFWIADNYFSARLILGIVFVFVTAPVAGHLITRAAYYTDVKLADSSIQDDLKAKKELAEKQMKMKA from the coding sequence GTGACAGAAGCAGCTAGTTATATAATTGGTGGAATCGTCATTCTAGGTTCTCTCCTTAGTTTAGTAACAACGATTGGTTTACTTAGACTTCCAGATGTGTATTGTCGGAGTCATGCAGCTTCTAAAAGTGCAACACTAGGAGTATTGTTCGTTTTGATTGCGACTCTATTGTATTTCTGGATTGCAGATAATTACTTTAGTGCACGATTAATACTTGGTATAGTGTTTGTATTTGTCACTGCACCTGTAGCAGGGCATCTTATTACTAGGGCTGCTTACTATACAGATGTTAAGTTAGCTGATAGCTCCATTCAAGATGATTTAAAGGCGAAGAAAGAATTAGCTGAGAAACAAATGAAGATGAAGGCATGA